One genomic region from Argentina anserina chromosome 2, drPotAnse1.1, whole genome shotgun sequence encodes:
- the LOC126783873 gene encoding beta-galactosidase 3-like isoform X1, which yields MGALSWVLLCTVLLSLCFQLIQCSVSYDRKALVIDGQRRILFSGSIHYPRSTPEMWEGLIEKAKDGGLDVIDTYVFWNLHEPSPGNYNFEGRNDLVRFIKTVQEAGLYVNLRIGPYICSEWNFGGFPVWLKYVPGISFRTDNEPFKSAMQKFTKKIVKLLKHEKLFQSQGGPIILSQIENEYEPESKLFGSAGHAYMTWAAEMAVGMDTGVPWVMCKQQDAPDPVINTCNGFYCDYFSPNKPYKPSLWTEAWTGWFTEFGGPIYKRPVEDLAFGVARFIQNGGSFINYYMYHGGTNFGRTAGGPFITTSYDYDAPIDEYGLIRQPKHGHLKEFHKAVKLCEHALLNADSTVTSLGNYEQAHVFSSKSGGCAAFLSNYNTKSAATVTFNEMKYSLPPWSISILPDCKNVVYNTAQVGVQTSQKQFYPSNSKLRSWETFSEDISSVSRNTKLTVIGLLDQLNITRDSSDYLWYSTNVDIKSSESFLRGGQHPTLTVQSAGDAMHVFINGQLAGSAYGTRKSKRFTFTGNVLLHAGLNTISLLSIAVGLPNNGPHFETRNAGVMGPISLHGLDQGSRDLSWQKWSHKVGLIGEAMNLGSPSAISAVDWTSVNLAAKNQQPLTWYKVNFDAPEGDEPLALDMGSMGKGQLWINGQSLGRYWTTYANGDCSACSYADTYRPKNKCQFGCNHPTQQWYHVPRSWVKKSKNLLVVFEEIGGDVSRIALVKSSVSTVCAEVSESHPHIRNGHTESRGQQEEEMKPIMSLHCTDGYSISAIRYSSFGTPSGSCGKFQHGTCHAPNSKAVIEKECIGKQRCSLTISNANFGMDPCPSMLKKLSVEAVCAP from the exons ATGGGAGCTTTGAGCTGGGTTCTGCTCTGCACAGTGTTGCTGTCACTGTGCTTTCAGCTGATACAGTGCAGTGTTAGCTATGACAGGAAGGCTCTTGTCATTGATGGGCAGAGGAGAATTCTCTTTTCTGGGTCCATACACTATCCTAGAAGTACTCCTGAG ATGTGGGAGGGTCTTATAGAGAAGGCCAAAGATGGTGGGTTGGATGTTATAGACACTTATGTGTTTTGGAATCTTCATGAGCCTTCTCCTGGCAAT TACAATTTTGAAGGGAGAAATGATCTGGTTCGCTTCATTAAGACGGTCCAAGAGGCGGGGCTCTATGTCAATCTTCGCATTGGGCCATATATTTGTTCAGAATGGAATTTTGG GGGTTTTCCAGTTTGGCTGAAGTATGTTCCAGGCATTAGCTTCAGAACAGATAATGAGCCTTTCAAG TCAGCAATGCAAAAATTTACCAAGAAGATTGTTAAATTGCTGAAGCATGAAAAGCTATTTCAGTCCCAAGGTGGCCCCATTATCCTTTCTCAG ATTGAGAACGAATATGAGCCAGAAAGCAAGCTTTTTGGTTCTGCTGGTCATGCATACATGACATGGGCTGCGGAGATGGCTGTTGGGATGGATACTGGTGTTCCATGGGTCATGTGCAAGCAACAGGATGCCCCAGACCCAGTG ATAAACACTTGCAATGGTTTCTATTGCGATTACTTTTCTCCAAACAAACCATACAAACCCTCACTTTGGACTGAGGCTTGGACCGGCTG GTTTACAGAATTCGGTGGTCCAATTTATAAGCGACCAGTTGAAGATTTGGCATTTGGAGTTGCTCGATTCATTCAAAACGGAGGCTCCTTCATAAATTATTACATG TACCATGGTGGAACAAACTTTGGAAGAACTGCGGGAGGTCCATTTATTACTACCAGTTATGATTATGACGCTCCCATTGACGAATACG GCTTGATCAGGCAACCCAAACATGGACACTTAAAGGAATTCCATAAGGCTGTTAAGTTATGTGAGCATGCCCTGTTAAACGCTGATTCAACTGTTACATCCTTGGGGAATTATGAACAG GCACACGTTTTCTCATCCAAGTCAGGAGGCTGTGCAGCTTTTCTCTCAAACTACAATACAAAGTCAGCTGCGACGGTGACTTTCAATGAGATGAAGTACAGCCTCCCACCCTGGTCCATCAGCATCCTTCCAGATTGTAAGAATGTTGTATACAACACTGCCCAA GTGGGAGTTCAAACATCCCAAAAACAGTTTTATCCATCTAACTCTAAGTTGCGGTCATGGGAAACCTTCAGTGAAGACATTTCTTCGGTTTCTAGAAATACAAAACTGACAGTTATTGGTCTCTTAGATCAGTTGAACATCACCAGAGACTCAAGTGATTACTTATGGTACTCAACCAA TGTCGACATAAAATCATCTGAATCATTTCTGCGTGGCGGTCAACATCCAACTCTGACAGTGCAATCAGCTGGCGATGCTATGCATGTCTTTATCAATGGACAGCTCGCAG GATCAGCGTATGGGACTAGGAAAAGCAAGAGATTTACTTTTACCGGAAATGTCCTCCTGCATGCTGGCTTGAATACAATCTCACTTCTCAGTATAGCTGTTGGATTGCCG AACAATGGTCCTCATTTTGAGACACGGAATGCTGGAGTAATGGGACCAATTTCTCTACATGGACTAGACCAAGGAAGCAGAGATTTGTCATGGCAGAAATGGTCACACAAG GTGGGGCTGATAGGAGAAGCCATGAACCTGGGTTCTCCAAGTGCAATCTCAGCTGTGGATTGGACAAGTGTGAATTTAGCGGCAAAGAATCAACAGCCACTAACATGGTATAAG GTCAATTTTGATGCACCTGAAGGAGATGAACCTTTGGCTTTGGACATGGGAAGTATGGGCAAAGGTCAACTATGGATCAATGGGCAAAGCCTAGGAAGATACTGGACTACTTACGCAAACGGTGATTGCAGTGCATGCAGTTATGCTGATACCTATAGGCCTAAGAACAAGTGTCAGTTTGGTTGTAACCATCCCACTCAACAATG GTACCATGTTCCCAGGTCCTGGGTAAAGAAATCTAAAAACCTATTGGTAGTTTTTGAGGAGATTGGTGGAGATGTATCAAGGATTGCTCTTGTCAAAAGTTCAGTGAGCACTGTTTGTGCTGAGGTTTCTGAAAGTCACCCACATATCAGGAATGGGCATACTGAGAGTCGTGGCCAACAGGAAGAGGAAATGAAACCTATAATGAGCTTGCACTGCACAGATGGATACTCTATTTCAGCTATTAGATATTCAAGTTTTGGAACTCCATCTGGAAGCTGTGGGAAATTTCAGCACGGTACATGTCACGCCCCTAACTCGAAAGCTGTCATTGAGAAG GAGTGTATAGGTAAGCAGAGATGTTCCTTGACCATATCAAACGCAAATTTTGGAATGGATCCATGTCCAAGCATGCTGAAAAAATTATCTGTTGAAGCTGTTTGTGCCCCCTGA
- the LOC126783873 gene encoding beta-galactosidase 3-like isoform X2, which yields MGALSWVLLCTVLLSLCFQLIQCSVSYDRKALVIDGQRRILFSGSIHYPRSTPEMWEGLIEKAKDGGLDVIDTYVFWNLHEPSPGNYNFEGRNDLVRFIKTVQEAGLYVNLRIGPYICSEWNFGGFPVWLKYVPGISFRTDNEPFKSAMQKFTKKIVKLLKHEKLFQSQGGPIILSQIENEYEPESKLFGSAGHAYMTWAAEMAVGMDTGVPWVMCKQQDAPDPVINTCNGFYCDYFSPNKPYKPSLWTEAWTGWFTEFGGPIYKRPVEDLAFGVARFIQNGGSFINYYMYHGGTNFGRTAGGPFITTSYDYDAPIDEYGLIRQPKHGHLKEFHKAVKLCEHALLNADSTVTSLGNYEQAHVFSSKSGGCAAFLSNYNTKSAATVTFNEMKYSLPPWSISILPDCKNVVYNTAQVGVQTSQKQFYPSNSKLRSWETFSEDISSVSRNTKLTVIGLLDQLNITRDSSDYLWYSTNVDIKSSESFLRGGQHPTLTVQSAGDAMHVFINGQLAAYGTRKSKRFTFTGNVLLHAGLNTISLLSIAVGLPNNGPHFETRNAGVMGPISLHGLDQGSRDLSWQKWSHKVGLIGEAMNLGSPSAISAVDWTSVNLAAKNQQPLTWYKVNFDAPEGDEPLALDMGSMGKGQLWINGQSLGRYWTTYANGDCSACSYADTYRPKNKCQFGCNHPTQQWYHVPRSWVKKSKNLLVVFEEIGGDVSRIALVKSSVSTVCAEVSESHPHIRNGHTESRGQQEEEMKPIMSLHCTDGYSISAIRYSSFGTPSGSCGKFQHGTCHAPNSKAVIEKECIGKQRCSLTISNANFGMDPCPSMLKKLSVEAVCAP from the exons ATGGGAGCTTTGAGCTGGGTTCTGCTCTGCACAGTGTTGCTGTCACTGTGCTTTCAGCTGATACAGTGCAGTGTTAGCTATGACAGGAAGGCTCTTGTCATTGATGGGCAGAGGAGAATTCTCTTTTCTGGGTCCATACACTATCCTAGAAGTACTCCTGAG ATGTGGGAGGGTCTTATAGAGAAGGCCAAAGATGGTGGGTTGGATGTTATAGACACTTATGTGTTTTGGAATCTTCATGAGCCTTCTCCTGGCAAT TACAATTTTGAAGGGAGAAATGATCTGGTTCGCTTCATTAAGACGGTCCAAGAGGCGGGGCTCTATGTCAATCTTCGCATTGGGCCATATATTTGTTCAGAATGGAATTTTGG GGGTTTTCCAGTTTGGCTGAAGTATGTTCCAGGCATTAGCTTCAGAACAGATAATGAGCCTTTCAAG TCAGCAATGCAAAAATTTACCAAGAAGATTGTTAAATTGCTGAAGCATGAAAAGCTATTTCAGTCCCAAGGTGGCCCCATTATCCTTTCTCAG ATTGAGAACGAATATGAGCCAGAAAGCAAGCTTTTTGGTTCTGCTGGTCATGCATACATGACATGGGCTGCGGAGATGGCTGTTGGGATGGATACTGGTGTTCCATGGGTCATGTGCAAGCAACAGGATGCCCCAGACCCAGTG ATAAACACTTGCAATGGTTTCTATTGCGATTACTTTTCTCCAAACAAACCATACAAACCCTCACTTTGGACTGAGGCTTGGACCGGCTG GTTTACAGAATTCGGTGGTCCAATTTATAAGCGACCAGTTGAAGATTTGGCATTTGGAGTTGCTCGATTCATTCAAAACGGAGGCTCCTTCATAAATTATTACATG TACCATGGTGGAACAAACTTTGGAAGAACTGCGGGAGGTCCATTTATTACTACCAGTTATGATTATGACGCTCCCATTGACGAATACG GCTTGATCAGGCAACCCAAACATGGACACTTAAAGGAATTCCATAAGGCTGTTAAGTTATGTGAGCATGCCCTGTTAAACGCTGATTCAACTGTTACATCCTTGGGGAATTATGAACAG GCACACGTTTTCTCATCCAAGTCAGGAGGCTGTGCAGCTTTTCTCTCAAACTACAATACAAAGTCAGCTGCGACGGTGACTTTCAATGAGATGAAGTACAGCCTCCCACCCTGGTCCATCAGCATCCTTCCAGATTGTAAGAATGTTGTATACAACACTGCCCAA GTGGGAGTTCAAACATCCCAAAAACAGTTTTATCCATCTAACTCTAAGTTGCGGTCATGGGAAACCTTCAGTGAAGACATTTCTTCGGTTTCTAGAAATACAAAACTGACAGTTATTGGTCTCTTAGATCAGTTGAACATCACCAGAGACTCAAGTGATTACTTATGGTACTCAACCAA TGTCGACATAAAATCATCTGAATCATTTCTGCGTGGCGGTCAACATCCAACTCTGACAGTGCAATCAGCTGGCGATGCTATGCATGTCTTTATCAATGGACAGCTCGCAG CGTATGGGACTAGGAAAAGCAAGAGATTTACTTTTACCGGAAATGTCCTCCTGCATGCTGGCTTGAATACAATCTCACTTCTCAGTATAGCTGTTGGATTGCCG AACAATGGTCCTCATTTTGAGACACGGAATGCTGGAGTAATGGGACCAATTTCTCTACATGGACTAGACCAAGGAAGCAGAGATTTGTCATGGCAGAAATGGTCACACAAG GTGGGGCTGATAGGAGAAGCCATGAACCTGGGTTCTCCAAGTGCAATCTCAGCTGTGGATTGGACAAGTGTGAATTTAGCGGCAAAGAATCAACAGCCACTAACATGGTATAAG GTCAATTTTGATGCACCTGAAGGAGATGAACCTTTGGCTTTGGACATGGGAAGTATGGGCAAAGGTCAACTATGGATCAATGGGCAAAGCCTAGGAAGATACTGGACTACTTACGCAAACGGTGATTGCAGTGCATGCAGTTATGCTGATACCTATAGGCCTAAGAACAAGTGTCAGTTTGGTTGTAACCATCCCACTCAACAATG GTACCATGTTCCCAGGTCCTGGGTAAAGAAATCTAAAAACCTATTGGTAGTTTTTGAGGAGATTGGTGGAGATGTATCAAGGATTGCTCTTGTCAAAAGTTCAGTGAGCACTGTTTGTGCTGAGGTTTCTGAAAGTCACCCACATATCAGGAATGGGCATACTGAGAGTCGTGGCCAACAGGAAGAGGAAATGAAACCTATAATGAGCTTGCACTGCACAGATGGATACTCTATTTCAGCTATTAGATATTCAAGTTTTGGAACTCCATCTGGAAGCTGTGGGAAATTTCAGCACGGTACATGTCACGCCCCTAACTCGAAAGCTGTCATTGAGAAG GAGTGTATAGGTAAGCAGAGATGTTCCTTGACCATATCAAACGCAAATTTTGGAATGGATCCATGTCCAAGCATGCTGAAAAAATTATCTGTTGAAGCTGTTTGTGCCCCCTGA